One genomic segment of Aliarcobacter cibarius includes these proteins:
- a CDS encoding HD domain-containing phosphohydrolase: MKKIFFTSIVFVTILLISYFFYFIPTNKDISSKIYLDKSEKMKELFREEVKKKYGKTDVLTYMLSEDKKIVEALIKKNSSLLNYENTLKQIEKLTDFRNLWIQIIDKNGYSFYRSWTNEVGDYVASGRLDVAEMMKNPRPLKGISVGRFDLTFKTMFPLFHNGEYIGLIEMVSKFNSIASTLKNQNIEPLMIAHENYTSNFIKPFSNLFIGNNYVANVNASEELIKKVEKNGIKKFLYIKNYILFENYLVTTDEIKDIHGGEMGFFILFFDQNNLDKSALTEFENQYLIEIAIFSIIYILIILYFLNRNYTKKLNLEVRRKTAVINEQKSKLESLLQIYDKNVIFSKTDLKGFITHASEAFCKISGFSKEELIGKPHNIVRHPDMPKDIFKKMWEKIPKEETVTFEIKNLRKEGSPYWVLADIGPEYDKNGKHIGYFAIREDITASKELEEVQRDIIFTMGSIAEFKSKETGEHIKRVAKYSKILALAYGLDETEASMIELASPMHDIGKIAISDGILNKPTRLTFEEFEIIKTHTQKGYEMLSVSSRPLLKMAATIAYSHHEKYDGTGYPLGLKGENIPLYGRITAIADVFDALSQDRCYKKAWHIDDILEYIKKEEGTYFDPVLVDLFFKNIDTILEIKEKYQDKN, translated from the coding sequence ATGAAAAAAATATTCTTTACATCTATAGTTTTCGTAACTATTTTATTAATATCATACTTTTTTTATTTCATTCCAACAAATAAAGATATATCTAGTAAGATTTACTTAGACAAAAGTGAAAAAATGAAAGAGTTATTTCGTGAAGAAGTTAAAAAAAAATATGGGAAAACAGATGTTCTTACATATATGCTAAGCGAAGATAAAAAAATAGTTGAAGCTCTTATAAAAAAAAATTCTTCTTTACTAAACTATGAAAATACTTTAAAACAAATAGAAAAACTAACTGATTTTAGAAATCTTTGGATACAAATTATTGACAAAAATGGTTATAGTTTTTATAGAAGTTGGACTAATGAAGTAGGAGATTATGTAGCTTCTGGTAGATTAGATGTTGCTGAAATGATGAAAAATCCAAGACCTTTAAAAGGTATAAGTGTTGGAAGATTTGATTTAACTTTCAAAACAATGTTTCCCCTATTTCACAATGGTGAATATATAGGTTTAATAGAAATGGTTTCTAAATTTAACTCAATAGCAAGTACTCTTAAAAACCAAAATATTGAACCACTGATGATTGCTCATGAAAACTATACATCTAATTTTATAAAACCCTTTTCAAATCTTTTTATAGGAAATAACTATGTTGCAAATGTTAATGCATCAGAAGAACTAATAAAAAAAGTTGAAAAAAACGGAATTAAAAAATTTTTATATATAAAAAATTATATTCTATTTGAGAATTATTTAGTTACAACAGATGAAATAAAAGATATTCATGGTGGAGAGATGGGATTTTTTATTCTGTTTTTTGATCAAAATAATTTGGACAAATCAGCACTTACAGAATTTGAAAATCAATATTTAATAGAAATTGCAATATTTTCAATTATTTATATTTTAATTATTTTATATTTTTTAAACAGAAATTATACAAAAAAATTAAATCTAGAAGTTAGAAGAAAAACAGCAGTTATAAATGAACAAAAATCAAAACTTGAATCACTACTACAAATTTATGATAAAAATGTAATTTTTTCTAAAACAGACTTAAAAGGTTTTATTACACATGCGAGTGAAGCTTTTTGTAAAATTAGTGGTTTTTCAAAAGAAGAATTAATAGGAAAACCACATAATATAGTTAGACATCCTGACATGCCAAAAGATATTTTTAAGAAGATGTGGGAAAAGATTCCAAAAGAAGAAACAGTAACTTTCGAAATAAAGAATTTAAGAAAAGAAGGTAGTCCTTATTGGGTTCTTGCTGATATTGGACCAGAATATGATAAAAATGGAAAACATATTGGATATTTTGCTATTAGAGAAGATATTACAGCTAGTAAAGAATTAGAAGAAGTACAAAGAGATATCATTTTTACAATGGGTTCTATTGCAGAATTTAAATCAAAAGAGACTGGTGAACATATAAAAAGAGTAGCAAAATATTCAAAAATTTTAGCACTTGCTTATGGTTTAGATGAAACTGAAGCTTCAATGATTGAGCTTGCTAGTCCAATGCATGATATTGGTAAAATTGCAATATCTGATGGTATTTTAAATAAACCAACACGGCTAACTTTTGAAGAATTTGAAATAATTAAAACTCATACTCAAAAAGGGTATGAAATGTTAAGTGTTTCATCGCGACCACTTTTAAAGATGGCTGCTACTATTGCTTACTCACATCATGAGAAATATGATGGTACTGGATACCCTTTAGGGTTAAAAGGTGAAAATATTCCATTATATGGAAGAATTACTGCAATTGCAGATGTTTTTGATGCTCTTTCTCAAGATAGATGTTATAAAAAAGCTTGGCATATTGATGATATTTTAGAGTATATTAAAAAAGAAGAAGGAACATATTTTGATCCAGTTTTAGTTGACCTCTTTTTCAAAAATATAGATACAATATTAGAAATCAAAGAAAAATATCAAGATAAAAATTAA
- the fliP gene encoding flagellar type III secretion system pore protein FliP (The bacterial flagellar biogenesis protein FliP forms a type III secretion system (T3SS)-type pore required for flagellar assembly.) encodes MVNLSVAAIEEPAQFVKTINIAIFLALLVLAPTLLLMVTSFTRFIIVFSLLRQALGLQQTPPSQVIISLALIMTIFIMEPYAKKSWETAISPYMDEKIGYDVAIEKGIQPFKEFMLKNTRESDLALFYRIKKEENPKKIEDVSITILMPAFIVSELRTAFEIGFLIFLPFLVIDIIVASILMSLGMMMLPPVMISLPIKIIFFITIDGWQLIIGNLAQSFK; translated from the coding sequence ATGGTAAACTTGTCTGTAGCTGCTATAGAAGAACCTGCACAATTTGTTAAAACTATTAATATTGCAATATTCCTAGCCCTTTTAGTTCTAGCCCCTACTTTACTTTTAATGGTGACATCTTTTACAAGATTTATCATTGTTTTTTCACTTTTAAGACAAGCTTTAGGACTTCAACAAACACCGCCATCACAAGTTATTATCTCTCTTGCTTTGATTATGACTATTTTTATAATGGAACCTTATGCAAAGAAATCTTGGGAAACTGCTATTTCTCCATATATGGATGAAAAGATAGGTTATGATGTGGCAATAGAAAAAGGGATACAACCTTTTAAAGAATTTATGCTAAAAAACACTAGAGAATCAGATTTAGCATTATTTTATAGAATCAAAAAAGAAGAAAACCCAAAGAAAATAGAAGATGTATCTATTACAATTTTAATGCCAGCATTTATAGTTTCAGAGTTAAGAACAGCATTTGAAATAGGTTTTTTAATATTTTTACCTTTCTTGGTTATTGATATCATTGTTGCATCTATTCTAATGAGCCTTGGTATGATGATGTTACCACCAGTTATGATATCCTTACCTATAAAAATTATCTTTTTTATAACAATTGATGGTTGGCAGCTAATTATTGGGAATTTAGCACAATCTTTCAAGTAA